The Nocardiopsis dassonvillei subsp. dassonvillei DSM 43111 genome contains a region encoding:
- the rpmG gene encoding 50S ribosomal protein L33 codes for MAATDVRPKITLACQECNHRNYITRKNRRNTPDRLAIKKFCPNCRKHNEHRETR; via the coding sequence GTGGCTGCCACCGACGTGAGGCCGAAGATCACCCTGGCCTGCCAGGAGTGCAATCACCGGAACTACATCACCCGCAAGAACCGTCGGAACACCCCCGACCGTCTCGCGATCAAGAAGTTCTGCCCGAACTGCCGCAAGCACAACGAGCACCGCGAGACCCGTTAG